The Armatimonadota bacterium genome has a window encoding:
- a CDS encoding helix-turn-helix transcriptional regulator, with the protein MGNLYRFVEPVVLYMLAKKGSAYGYELAADLADHALTDAEIDRGALYRTLQRLEAMGHVTSDWDTSGSGPPRHVYRITESGRVHLREWAVVLSNLAHSMDAFVHDVRSLGEADTESAESPVADVH; encoded by the coding sequence ATGGGAAATCTCTATAGGTTTGTGGAGCCTGTTGTTCTGTATATGCTGGCGAAGAAGGGGTCAGCTTATGGCTACGAACTCGCGGCTGACCTAGCCGACCACGCTCTTACCGACGCAGAGATTGACCGCGGAGCGCTCTATCGAACCCTTCAGCGACTTGAGGCGATGGGACATGTGACCTCCGACTGGGACACCAGCGGTTCCGGTCCACCACGCCATGTTTACAGAATTACTGAAAGTGGCAGGGTACATCTCCGCGAATGGGCTGTGGTTCTGAGCAACCTGGCTCATTCCATGGATGCCTTCGTACATGATGTAAGATCCCTTGGTGAAGCTGATACGGAATCGGCTGAATCACCGGTTGCAGACGTACATTAG
- a CDS encoding DUF5320 domain-containing protein, with amino-acid sequence MRYRNMYYLTGLPGWMRFGYSPGWVGRSATGLGPCAEYLITGRWPTFQAAPMAQAGAPTGWPGFEPQTRLEFLRKQAEILEQQLATIKSQIENLERAQTK; translated from the coding sequence ATGAGATATCGGAACATGTATTATCTCACAGGCTTGCCTGGATGGATGCGATTCGGCTACAGCCCCGGTTGGGTCGGTCGAAGCGCGACAGGGCTGGGCCCTTGTGCAGAGTACCTCATTACTGGTCGGTGGCCTACCTTTCAAGCGGCGCCAATGGCACAAGCTGGCGCCCCAACGGGCTGGCCAGGCTTTGAGCCACAGACGCGGCTTGAGTTCCTGAGGAAGCAAGCCGAGATACTCGAACAGCAACTCGCTACCATTAAGTCCCAGATTGAGAATCTGGAAAGAGCTCAGACCAAGTAA
- a CDS encoding metalloregulator ArsR/SmtB family transcription factor codes for MNRRIYELRAKIIKAMAHPSRLMIIDELAKGERCVYELRDLVGSDISTVSKHLAVMKDAGIVIDRKVGQQVFYSLRVPCILNFFGCVEAVMKAVAEEQMELVG; via the coding sequence ATGAATAGGCGAATATACGAACTAAGAGCAAAGATTATCAAGGCGATGGCTCACCCTAGTAGATTAATGATCATAGATGAGCTCGCAAAAGGAGAAAGATGCGTTTATGAACTGCGAGACCTAGTTGGCTCCGACATATCGACAGTTTCCAAACACCTGGCTGTCATGAAAGACGCAGGCATCGTTATTGACCGAAAAGTGGGGCAGCAGGTGTTCTACAGTTTACGTGTGCCTTGCATTCTGAACTTCTTTGGATGTGTAGAAGCAGTAATGAAAGCAGTAGCTGAAGAGCAGATGGAACTTGTGGGATAG
- a CDS encoding NifB/NifX family molybdenum-iron cluster-binding protein: protein MKVAVCSIGNTLDALVDPRFGRCAYFVIVDTETFDASAVQNPGAMSAQGAGIQAAQLVSSLGVSTVIAGNLGPNAYQALSAAGIKVYSCAGETVRNAVNLLKAGALQEISAPTVAAHFGMNAPPGQGPGMGMGGGMGRGRGMGRGGRGRGGW from the coding sequence ATGAAAGTAGCAGTTTGCTCAATAGGCAACACACTCGATGCGCTGGTTGACCCCAGATTTGGCAGGTGTGCGTATTTCGTCATTGTCGACACAGAGACGTTCGATGCATCTGCCGTTCAAAACCCTGGGGCAATGTCGGCGCAAGGCGCGGGAATCCAAGCGGCCCAATTGGTCTCATCCCTTGGTGTGTCGACCGTGATAGCCGGCAATCTGGGTCCGAATGCGTACCAAGCGCTCTCTGCGGCTGGAATCAAGGTATATTCTTGCGCAGGTGAAACCGTAAGGAACGCAGTGAATCTTCTCAAAGCAGGAGCGCTACAAGAAATCTCTGCACCGACAGTTGCCGCCCACTTTGGAATGAATGCCCCTCCCGGCCAAGGACCAGGAATGGGCATGGGCGGAGGTATGGGCCGT
- a CDS encoding DUF5320 family protein: MPKGGGTGPLGLGAMTCRGVGYRAGYRMSGFTNPAGLSFGRGTARGRGDRTGLGLSFCTRLARGYYFYTGFATPATGVFLKQPRLTK, from the coding sequence ATGCCAAAAGGTGGCGGGACCGGCCCCCTCGGACTAGGAGCTATGACTTGTCGAGGAGTTGGGTACCGCGCTGGTTATAGAATGTCGGGATTCACTAATCCTGCAGGCTTAAGCTTCGGTCGCGGAACAGCGCGGGGCCGCGGAGACAGAACCGGCCTGGGGTTATCGTTCTGCACAAGATTAGCTAGAGGGTATTACTTTTATACCGGATTCGCCACACCGGCAACCGGAGTGTTCCTAAAACAACCACGGCTGACAAAATGA
- a CDS encoding NAD(P)-binding domain-containing protein, which translates to MENSVGFIGGGRIVRIFLEGLSRAGETLDGIVVSDTNADVLSRLANAHPQIRVVTNDNKQAATCEMVVLAIHPPVLGGVLSEIAPSLQPSSIVLSLAPKFTIPRLVNSLGGFDRIARMIPNAPSIINAGFNPIAFSPALSEHDKSRILNLVSPLGECPVVRDEDLEAYAIITAMGPTYFWFQWAELLKIAVNCGLSETDAKTGITNMIIGAVKTLFESGMTKDEVFDLIPVKPLEEDESTITSIYNKKLIPLYEKLRS; encoded by the coding sequence ATGGAGAATAGCGTTGGTTTTATAGGCGGCGGCAGGATTGTCAGGATATTCCTGGAAGGATTGAGCAGAGCGGGAGAGACACTAGATGGTATTGTTGTGAGTGATACCAATGCCGATGTGCTGAGCAGGCTGGCGAACGCGCATCCGCAGATTAGGGTAGTAACCAACGACAATAAACAAGCAGCCACGTGCGAGATGGTGGTGCTCGCCATACATCCGCCGGTGCTTGGAGGTGTTCTATCGGAGATTGCTCCTAGTTTGCAGCCATCAAGCATTGTACTATCTTTAGCGCCCAAGTTTACCATTCCAAGGCTTGTTAATAGTTTGGGAGGATTCGACAGAATTGCTCGGATGATACCAAATGCGCCTTCGATTATAAATGCTGGGTTCAATCCGATAGCCTTCTCGCCAGCACTGAGTGAGCATGATAAGTCGAGAATTCTCAATCTAGTAAGCCCCCTGGGGGAGTGTCCAGTTGTGCGCGACGAAGACCTTGAGGCATATGCAATAATAACAGCGATGGGTCCGACATATTTCTGGTTCCAATGGGCAGAATTACTGAAAATAGCGGTGAACTGCGGGCTGAGCGAGACCGATGCCAAGACTGGCATTACAAATATGATTATTGGGGCTGTAAAAACGCTGTTCGAGTCAGGGATGACAAAGGACGAAGTATTCGATTTGATACCAGTCAAGCCTTTGGAAGAAGATGAGAGCACGATTACATCAATATACAATAAGAAGCTAATACCCCTATATGAGAAACTGAGAAGCTAA